The DNA sequence TCTCGGCCAGCGTGTTCTGGGCCCAGATCGCGGTCACGATCCCGACGAGCAGCGCGACGCCGAGGCTCATGCCGGTCTTGACGACGACGTCGTCCACCGTCATGGGACGGTCGCCTTCGCCGGAGGCGGCCTGGCCGGGGCCGTACCCGGGCACGCCGCCCTGGGGTTGGTTGAAGCCCACCGGGGGCCCGTACTGCCCGTAAGTCTGGGTTCCGCCGTGGGGCAGGTTGCGGAACGCCGGGTTGCTACTGGAACGCACCTGATCCTCCTGGATCTGCTGCTTTGTGGATCGACGCTGCATCGGGTTCAACGACCGCCGGGGACGTGCGGTTCCCGTCGAGTAAAGACGACTTTACTCGACCGCGAGCCCGTGGCCACGGCAGACACGGTAAGCGATGGAGATCACGACCGTTCGGCGACCGCCACTCGAAGGGCGGTAGACAGCCGGACCCCCTCGGCGCGACGCTCACTTGGCGTGCCCGGTCGTTCACCGAACGCGCGTCGGGGAGTTGATCAATCGTGTGACCTGCGGAGACGGCGTGAGTCGTCGCCACGCGGCCGACGAAGGAGCCTGCACACCATGAGGTGGTCGACACGCCCGCGCGCGGGCATCCGCGCGCTCACCGCCCTGTTCGCCGCGACGCTGCTCGGCACGCTCTCCGCGACCGCCGGCGCGCCCGCCGCGTCGGCCGCGAGCCAGGAGGGCGTCGGCCACCGGGTCGGCGGCGAGCACGGCCCGAGCCCGGTCTGGCTGGGGTCGTACGTCGTCGGCGGGCAGCAGGTGTTCTGCGTGAGCTTCCGGCTCCGGGCGCCGGACACCGACGAGCCGTACCAGCCGGGCGACGAGCTGCTCACGAAGTGGGGCACGAAGCTGCCCAAGGACGAAGCGGCGAACATCTCGTACCTGCTGCTGCGCTACGGCGGCACCAAGAACCCCGACGAGGCGACCGCGCTCGCGCACCTCCTGCACTCGTGGACGGCGGCGCCGCGCACCCCGGCCGACCTCGACCCGAAGCTGCCCGCGGACAAGATCGCCTACGACGCGCCCGGCTACCTGAAGGCGATGAGCAAGGACTCCGCCGGCGCCGTCGAGCGGCTGAGGACGGACGCCGAGACCAACCGCGGGCCGTGGACCGCTTCGGTCACCACGCCGAAGGGCGACCAGCACGTCGGCGAAGCGGCCGAGTGGACCGCGACCGTGAAGAACGCCCAGGGCAAGGGCGTCCCGGACGTCGCCGTGAAGCTGACGGCGACGGGCGGCACCCTGGGCGCCCCGGCCGGCGACACCGCGGGCAACGCGAGCCCACAGGCCGCGGCGAAGGACGTCACGCTCAAGACGGGCGCCGACGGCACCGTGCAGGTGAAGCTGACCCCGACCGGCGAGCGGCCGAAGCTGGTGGCCTCGCTGTCCGCGCCGGCCGCCCGGCCCTACGTCCGGGTGCCGGTCGACACGGCGGCACAGCGCGTCGTCTCGACCGGCGGCGAGCAGGAGCTGACCGCGCAGGGCGTCGTCGAGGTGGCGAAGCCCGGCAAGGTGCAGGTGACGAAGACCGACGCGAACACCGGCAAGGGCGTCGGCGGCGCGGTCCTGCGGATCACCGGCGCGGACAAGAAGTCGGCGGCGCTCGGCGCCGACGGCAAGCCGCTCACCGGCGCCGACGGCAAGCCCGCGGTCGTCACCACCGACGGTGCGACGGGCGGCGTGGTGGTCGAGAACCTCCGGGCACCGCAGGAGATCTGCGTCGTGGAGGCGAGCCCGCCGCCGGGTTACACGAACGCTTACGACCCGGCCAGCCCGCCATCGGCGTGCGGCACGGTGAAGCCGGGCGAGACGCTGGCGCTGACGGTGTCGAACAAGCCGAACGAGGTCCCGCGCGCGATCCCGGCCGGTGACGCCCCGGTGGCGATGATGCGCGGGACGGTCGAGACGAGCTACTCGGGGCTGGGGTTGGCGGGGATCGGCTTGCTGGTGCTGGTGGGCGCCGGCTTGGCGGCCTTCGCGGCGCGGCGCGCTTCGCGGAGGTAGCGGCGTGGCGAACGACGCCGGCGAGGACTGGCGGGGTGAGGACTGGTTCGTCGACGAGTGGCACCGGGGCGTCGGCTGGGCGGCGGTCGAGGACGAGCAGCACGGTGGCGCGAGCTCGGCGGCCGGCGGCGACGAGTGGCACCCCGGCACCGGCTGGGCGGCGACCGGCGACCACCGGCGCCCGGCCGCGCCCAAACCCCGTCGCGGCCGGTTGCTCGCCGGGTTCGCGCTCGGGGCCTCGACCGTCCTCGCCGTGCAGCTGGGCTCCTCCGTGGTCGCCGCGCCGCCGGTAGCCGTCGTCGCCGGTACCGCGCTGCCCGCCGCGGGAGCCGCTGCCCCGAAAGCCGCTCCGACGGCCACCCAGCCGTCCACCCCCGCCGCGCCGCCGCCACCACCGCCCGCCAGCACGCCGGCTGCCGCTCCCGCCGGTCAGCCGTCGACGCCGGGCCCGCAGCAGCCCGGCACCGTCCGGCTCCCCGCCGGCGGCACCGCCACCCTCGTGCGCAAGGACCTCGGCCCCGGCGGCGAACTGCCCGTCCCCGACAACCTCGGCCAGGCGACCTGGTGGGGCGCCGAACTCGACGCGGCCGGTGGTGCCAGCGTCTTCGCCGGGCACGTCAACTGGCGGGGCGCGACCGGGCCGTTCGCCGAGCTGTGGACCGCCCGGATCGGCGGTGCGGTGACCGTCGTGGACAGTGCCGGGAAGACCTGGCGCTACCGGATCTCCCAGCTGCTCACCGTGCACAAGGAGGACCTGCCCGCGCAGGCGGACGACCTGTTCGGCCAGTCCGGCCCGCACCGCGTGGTGCTGGCGACCTGCGGCGGCCGCTGGGTCGGCGGTTCGGACGGCTACGAGGAGAACCGCATAGTCATCGCGGAGTCCGAATAAGTTACCGGTGAGTAACTTCACGTCCCGCCACGGTGGTCACGAACCCCTCGATGGAGCAGAATGCCCAGGGTCAGGGCGTGGAGCGAGAGGTGTGAAGACGATGGCGACGTTCTTGGTGACCGGGGCGACCGGACTGATCGGGCGCCAGTTCACCCGGCTGCTGCTCTCCCGCCCCGGCGACGACCGCGTCGCGCTGCTGGTCCGCACGTCGAGCAAGGCCAAGCTGGCCGCGCTCGTCGACCAGTGGCCGCACTCCGACCGCGTCACGCTGGTGACGGGGGACCTCGGTGAACCGCTGCTCGGGGTGTCCGAGGCGGACCGCGACGAGCTGCGCGGGCACGTCGACCACGTAGTCCACCTCGCCGCCCTCTACGACCTCACCGCCGACGACGAAGCCAGCGTCAAGGCCAATGTGGACGGCACGCGCAGCGTCGTCGACCTCGCCGCGGACCTGCGCGCGGGCTGCCTGCACCACGTCTCGTCGGTCGCCGTCGCGGGTGACCACGAAGGCGTCTTCACCGAGGAGATGTTCGACGCCGGGCAGCGGCTGATCACGCCGTACCACCGGACGAAGTTCGAGGCCGAGAAGATCGTCCGCGAGCAGACCGAGGTGCCGTGGCGGGTGTACCGGCCCGCGGTCGTCGTCGGGCACTCCGAGACCGGCGAGATGGACAAGATCGACGGCCCCTACTACCTCTTCCCCGCGATCAACCGGCTCGCCGGGCTGCCGGACGTGCTGCCGATCGTCGGCCCCGACCTCGGCGACACCAACATCGTGCCGGTCGACTACGTCGCCAAGGCGCTGCTCGAACTCGTGGTCAAGCCCGGGCTCGACGGCCGCGCCTTCCACCTGGTCAACCCCGAGCCGCAGCCGGTCGTCTCCGTCTACAACGCGTTCGCGCGGGCCGCGGGGGCGCCGACGATCTCCGTCCAGCTGGGCGAAGGCCTCTCCAAGCGGATCGTCGGGCTGGTCAAGCTGACCGAGCACATCCCCGGCGTCACCATTGCCCGCGACGCCGTCATGGAGCGCTTCGGCATCCCGCCGGTGCTGCTCGACACCATGGCGTTCCCGTCGGTGTTCTCCTCGGCCGAGACGCGCAAGGCGCTGGCCGGCAACGTCGAGGTCCCCCGGCTGGAGGAGTACGCGCCGACGCTGTGGCGCTACTGGCGCGAGCACCTCGACCCGTTCCGCGCGCGCAAGCACGGCCCGCGCGGCGAGCTGGACGGCCGCCGCGTGATCATCACCGGCGCGTCGTCGGGCATCGGGCGCGCGACCGCGCTGAAGGTCGCCGCGGCGGGCGGGGTCCCGCTGCTCGTCGCCCGGCGCCAGCACGAACTCGAAGAGGTCCGCGACGAGATCGTCGCCGCCGGCGGCACCGCTTCGGTGTACCCGGCCGACCTGACCGACGAGGATTCGGTGCGCAAGGCCGTCGACGCGATGCTGGCCGAGCACGGCCGGATCGACATGCTGGTCAACAACGCCGGCCGGTCGATCCGCCGGTCGATCAAGCTGTCCTATGACCGGATGCACGACTACGAGCGCGCGATGGCGATCAACTACTTCGGCGCGGTCCGGCTGATCCTCGCGGTGCTGCCGCACATGTCGGAGCGGAAGTTCGGGCACATCGTGAACGTGTCGTCGATCGGCGTGCAGGGCATCGCGCCGCGCTTCTCGGCGTACGCGGCGTCGAAGGCGGCGCTGGACTACTTCTCGCGGATCGCGGCCACCGAGACGCACGGCGACGGGATCACGTTCACCACCATCCACATGCCGCTGGTGCGCACGCCGATGATCCGCCCGACGAAGATCTACGACGCGTTCCCGACGAAGTCGCCGGAACAGGCCGCGGACATGGTGCTGAAGGCGCTCGTCGAGCGGCCCAAGCACATCGGCACCCCCGCCGGGCAGGCGATCGGGCTGGCCTACACGCTCACGCCGGGCCTCACCGACGCCGTCGCGTACCAGGGTTTCCGGATCTTCCCGGACTCGGCCGCAGCGGGCGGTTCGGGCGGCCTCAAGATCGGCCGTGGCGAGAAACACCTTTCCAAAGCGGCGATGGCGCTCGCCCGGTTGTCCCGCGGCTTTCACTGGTGACGCAGCGTTTCCGGGGTGCGGCCGTTCCGGCGACGCGCCGCCGGAACGGCGACACGTGTTGGTGATTTGTTAAGCCGAAGGGCGTAAGCGGTCCGTGCCCAGGTACGGTCGGGCGCATGGTTCCTGAGCGCGACCCCGCCGCAACCGCCCTCAACGGCCTCCTCCCCCTCCGTCGTGAGTACACCCAGGCCTGGCACGGCTTCGACCGCAACGAAGTCCGGCAGTACCTCGACCACGTCGAGGCGCAGCTGCGCCGGGTGCTCAGCGAGCGCGACACCGCCGTGGCGCAGGCCGCGAACGCGACCCGCGAGGCGGAATCCGCCC is a window from the Amycolatopsis sp. cg9 genome containing:
- a CDS encoding collagen binding domain-containing protein, yielding MRWSTRPRAGIRALTALFAATLLGTLSATAGAPAASAASQEGVGHRVGGEHGPSPVWLGSYVVGGQQVFCVSFRLRAPDTDEPYQPGDELLTKWGTKLPKDEAANISYLLLRYGGTKNPDEATALAHLLHSWTAAPRTPADLDPKLPADKIAYDAPGYLKAMSKDSAGAVERLRTDAETNRGPWTASVTTPKGDQHVGEAAEWTATVKNAQGKGVPDVAVKLTATGGTLGAPAGDTAGNASPQAAAKDVTLKTGADGTVQVKLTPTGERPKLVASLSAPAARPYVRVPVDTAAQRVVSTGGEQELTAQGVVEVAKPGKVQVTKTDANTGKGVGGAVLRITGADKKSAALGADGKPLTGADGKPAVVTTDGATGGVVVENLRAPQEICVVEASPPPGYTNAYDPASPPSACGTVKPGETLALTVSNKPNEVPRAIPAGDAPVAMMRGTVETSYSGLGLAGIGLLVLVGAGLAAFAARRASRR
- a CDS encoding class F sortase; this translates as MANDAGEDWRGEDWFVDEWHRGVGWAAVEDEQHGGASSAAGGDEWHPGTGWAATGDHRRPAAPKPRRGRLLAGFALGASTVLAVQLGSSVVAAPPVAVVAGTALPAAGAAAPKAAPTATQPSTPAAPPPPPPASTPAAAPAGQPSTPGPQQPGTVRLPAGGTATLVRKDLGPGGELPVPDNLGQATWWGAELDAAGGASVFAGHVNWRGATGPFAELWTARIGGAVTVVDSAGKTWRYRISQLLTVHKEDLPAQADDLFGQSGPHRVVLATCGGRWVGGSDGYEENRIVIAESE
- a CDS encoding SDR family oxidoreductase; translated protein: MATFLVTGATGLIGRQFTRLLLSRPGDDRVALLVRTSSKAKLAALVDQWPHSDRVTLVTGDLGEPLLGVSEADRDELRGHVDHVVHLAALYDLTADDEASVKANVDGTRSVVDLAADLRAGCLHHVSSVAVAGDHEGVFTEEMFDAGQRLITPYHRTKFEAEKIVREQTEVPWRVYRPAVVVGHSETGEMDKIDGPYYLFPAINRLAGLPDVLPIVGPDLGDTNIVPVDYVAKALLELVVKPGLDGRAFHLVNPEPQPVVSVYNAFARAAGAPTISVQLGEGLSKRIVGLVKLTEHIPGVTIARDAVMERFGIPPVLLDTMAFPSVFSSAETRKALAGNVEVPRLEEYAPTLWRYWREHLDPFRARKHGPRGELDGRRVIITGASSGIGRATALKVAAAGGVPLLVARRQHELEEVRDEIVAAGGTASVYPADLTDEDSVRKAVDAMLAEHGRIDMLVNNAGRSIRRSIKLSYDRMHDYERAMAINYFGAVRLILAVLPHMSERKFGHIVNVSSIGVQGIAPRFSAYAASKAALDYFSRIAATETHGDGITFTTIHMPLVRTPMIRPTKIYDAFPTKSPEQAADMVLKALVERPKHIGTPAGQAIGLAYTLTPGLTDAVAYQGFRIFPDSAAAGGSGGLKIGRGEKHLSKAAMALARLSRGFHW